Proteins from a genomic interval of Trifolium pratense cultivar HEN17-A07 linkage group LG6, ARS_RC_1.1, whole genome shotgun sequence:
- the LOC123892229 gene encoding B3 domain-containing protein At1g05920-like, whose translation MSLFPDSGFDIQAFREIVPMKKVRSGRSKRIDYNILSSKFKVTSCTSNNEEVGKIIVNEKTSEGIKNIKKRKAMGEGSRNSLKKFKNREKEAVQEDQPDLPLAFKEKIEQMEGNDVKLVIQKKLTMTDVTRNNGRLSLPIGKIIEESSLLTEEERLSLDYVPQKKGTRKLKGMSVAMLDTNLKLWDKMCFKKWKMGKSEVYNITGAWYKLVEENHLEQDQKIQLGLLKETIISISHSSNFSNDLSINTSNDTFM comes from the coding sequence ATGTCCCTATTTCCTGATTCTGGATTCGACATCCAAGCTTTTAGGGAAATCGTCCCAATGAAGAAAGTAAGAAGTGGTCGATCAAAGAGAATAGATTACAACATTCTTTCTTCAAAGTTTAAGGTTACTTCTTGTACAAGCAACAATGAGGAGGTTGGAAAAATAATAGTCAATGAAAAAACAAGTGAAGGGATCAAGAatatcaagaaaagaaaagcaatGGGTGAGGGATCAAGGAATTCGTTGAAGAAATTCAAGAATCGTGAGAAAGAAGCGGTGCAAGAAGACCAACCCGATCTTCCATTGGcgtttaaagaaaaaattgaacaaatggAAGGTAATGATGTGAAGTTGGTGATCCAGAAGAAATTGACCATGACTGACGTGACACGAAACAACGGTCGATTATCTCTTCCAATAGGTAAGATAATTGAAGAGAGTAGTCTTTTGACAGAAGAGGAGAGATTGTCTTTGGATTATGTGCCTCAAAAGAAAGGGACGCGGAAGCTTAAAGGTATGTCCGTAGCTATGTTGGATACTAATCTTAAACTTTGGGATAAAATGTGCTTCAAGAAATGGAAAATGGGGAAATCCGAGGTTTACAATATCACAGGTGCATGGTACAAACTTGTGGAAGAAAACCATTTGGAACAAGATCAAAAGATACAACTTGGTCTTTTAAAAGAGACAATCATCTCAATTTCGCACTCGTCAAACTTTAGCAACGATCTATCAATCAACACTTCCAATGATACTTTCATGtaa
- the LOC123892230 gene encoding uncharacterized protein LOC123892230 → MEEEKPSLPLVFKEKIEQMKGVDVKLVIQKKLTMSDVNGDDGRLSIPIDKKIEESIILTPTESLSLNIYVPQKKKERLVGISVSMLDHNLKIWDDIYLKKWKIGKSKVYNITGGWYKLVVEITWKNLGRYNFGLLDATVISILH, encoded by the coding sequence ATGGAAGAAGAAAAACCCAGTCTTCCATTGGTGTTTAAAGAAAAGATTGAACAAATGAAAGGTGTTGACGTGAAGTTGGTGATCCAGAAAAAATTGACCATGAGTGACGTGAACGGAGACGACGGCCGCTTATCTATTCCAATAGATAAGAAGATCGAAGAGAGTATTATTTTGACGCCAACGGAGAGTTTGTCTTTGAATATTTATGTGcctcaaaagaaaaaagagagactTGTTGGTATATCTGTATCTATGTTGGACCATAATCTTAAAATTTGGGATGACATATACCTTAAGAAGTGGAAAATTGGGAAATCCAAGGTCTACAATATTACGGGTGGATGGTACAAACTTGTAGTAGAAATCACTTGGAAGAATCTCGGAAGATACAACTTTGGTCTTTTAGATGCAACGGTCATCTCAATTTTGCACTAG
- the LOC123889914 gene encoding LOW QUALITY PROTEIN: rab3 GTPase-activating protein catalytic subunit-like (The sequence of the model RefSeq protein was modified relative to this genomic sequence to represent the inferred CDS: inserted 1 base in 1 codon) codes for MESPTFVSKARTAFHSAAAKAERVLLDFKSDRDKQSPNSFTTQSGIESPSSSENESKLRGVPKHPIKSRPKNIGIKQDWQEKFRNIRIGRKEVEAEDTDKVGDANMAIPFYDENLYILNVKNDLEAKASEVIPSVEALNAAIKDPIAASSVLKQLAIAVEAGSKTKSMKDFISSSGSPSHARDRVGLSLSAXKALVLREKEDKLTSEFSRDEKVVLLINALFDPEEDFLRRKIDSNPEENDITSLARDIHGAPPESLVVKLAEIVGNYKALRKMALFWCSIVAELRKFWYEEQYIPGVPQNEIPDLKTCLLNQHFQVINCCISRKRLRIVATESLDSMMMQASSSIKESANDDDGVPASPVLYARLNTGERVLRLGANCPSGDLTLLETGEPVYSPVTQEGPLLTEDLIRETEEFVLWTGSVGAGCSQLLSDMQAFKAANPGCILENFVRWPSPPDWIDNEASIEDSDVFDSGESLSTRGQLSRRIQKEGLLVPLCKKAMSSTF; via the exons ATGGAATCACCTACTTTCGTTTCAAAAGCAAGGACAGCCTTTCATTCCGCTGCTGCAAAAGCGGAACGTGTTCTTCTCGACTTCAAATCAGATCGAG ataaaCAATCTCCTAATAGCTTCACAACGCAATCTGGAATTGAATCTCCAAGCAGCAGCGAGAACGAATCTAAG CTTCGTGGTGTACCGAAGCATCCTATAAAGTCGAGACCGAAGAATATAGGGATAAAACAAGATTGGCAAGAGAAGTTTAGGAATATTCGGATAGGGAGAAAAGAAGTTGAAGCTGAAGATACAGATAAAGTTGGGGATGCAAACATGGCAATTCCATTTTATGAtgaaaatttgtatattttgaaTGTGAAGAATGATCTTGAAGCTAAG gCTTCAGAAGTAATTCCATCTGTAGAAGCCCTAAATGCTGCGATTAAAGATCCCATTGCTGCGTCCTCTGTGCTGAAGCAATTGGCTATAGCTGTTGA GGCTGGAAGTAAGACAAAGTCCATGAAAGATTTTATATCTTCATCAGGAAGTCCTTCACATGCAAGAGATAGGGTAGGCTTAAGTCTCTCTG TTAAGGCTTTAGTGTTACGTGAAAAGGAGGATAAACTTACCTCTGAGTTTAGTAGGGACGAGAAAGTTGTGCTTTTGATCAATGCTCTTTTTGATCCAG AGGAAGATTTCCTTAGAAGGAAGATCGATTCGAATCCAGAGGAAAATGATATAACATCTTTGGCAAGAGATATTCATGGTGCTCCTCCTGAAAGTCTTGTTGTAAAGTTGGCCGAAATTGTTGGAAACTACAAGGCCCTCCGAAAAATGGCTCTGTTCTGGTGCAGCATTGTTGCTGAA CTGAGAAAATTTTGGTATGAAGAACAATATATACCTGGAGTCCCTCAGAATGAGATTCCAGACCTGAAAACATGTCTTCTGAACCAACACTTTCAAGTAATTAATTGCTGTATTTCTCGGAAGAGGCTCCGTATCGTTGCGACTGAATCTCTAGACTCTATGATGATGCAAGCTAGTTCAAGCATTAAAGAATCAGCCAATGATGATGATGGAGTTCCTGCAAGCCCTGTTTTATATGCCAGATTAAATACCGGAGAGCGTGTTCTTCGACTTGGTGCTAATTGCCCCTCTGGTGATTTGACTTTGTTGGAAACTGGCGAGCCTGTGTACTCTCCTGTCACACAG GAAGGACCTTTGCTTACAGAAGATTTAATCAGAGAAACAGAGGAGTTTGTGCTGTGGACTGGGAG TGTTGGCGCTGGCTGCTCGCAACTGCTCTCAGATATGCAGGCTTTCAAG GCTGCGAATCCTGGATGTATTTTGGAGAATTTTGTAAGATGGCCCTCACCTCCTGATTGGATAGACAATGAGGCTAGTATTGAGGACAGTGATGTTTTTGACAGTGGCGAGTCATTGTCGACCAGAGGCCAACTAAGTCGGCGTATACAAAAAGAAG GATTATTGGTGCCTCTTTGCAAAAAGGCTATGTCTAGCactttctaa
- the LOC123889915 gene encoding phosphoribosylformylglycinamidine cyclo-ligase, chloroplastic/mitochondrial-like — MECVGTKLMLALEIGILDTIGIDLVAMSVNDVVTSGTKPLGFLDYYATGHLDVDVAEKVMDVHLVLWFELWFRQRFDTGRQGRSPDI, encoded by the exons ATGGAATGTGTTGGAACGAAGCTGATGCTTGCACTCGAAATTGGCATTCTTGACACAATTGGGATTGATCTG GTTGCGATGAGTGTCAATGATGTTGTTACTTCGGGGACAAAGCCTTTGGGTTTCCTTGATTACTATGCCACTGGCCACCTTGATGTGGATGTTGCTGAGAAGGTAATGGATGTGCATCTGGTGTTATGGTTTGAGCTCTGGTTTAGACAAAGGTTTGACACAGGCAGGCAAGGAAGGAGCCCTGACATTTAA